The Sulfitobacter donghicola DSW-25 = KCTC 12864 = JCM 14565 genome has a segment encoding these proteins:
- the aroB gene encoding 3-dehydroquinate synthase produces MNERVHVALPGREYNVEIGPGLLAQAGAHVAPLLRRPRVAVISDENVAALHMDTLRAGLAADGIRMEALVLPAGEATKCWAELTRCVEWLLEQQVERGDIVVAFGGGVIGDLVGFAAAVLRRGVRFVQIPTSLLAQVDSSVGGKTGINTSHGKNLVGAFHQPSLVLADTAVLGTLTPRDFLAGYGEVVKYGLLGDAAFFDWLEQQGPALADGDGPARVEAVRRSVQMKADIVERDETEQGDRALLNLGHTFGHALEAATGYSDRLLHGEGVAIGCALAFELSSRMGLCSQEAPSRVRAHLRAMGMKVDLADIPGDLPDAEALLGLMGQDKKVVEGQLRFILASDIGTSFVTGDVAKADVLSVLSDALAQR; encoded by the coding sequence ATGAATGAACGTGTGCATGTCGCGCTTCCGGGGCGCGAATATAACGTAGAGATCGGCCCTGGCTTGCTGGCCCAAGCGGGCGCGCATGTTGCGCCGCTGCTGCGCCGCCCTCGGGTGGCTGTGATCAGCGATGAAAACGTGGCCGCATTGCATATGGATACCTTGCGGGCCGGTTTGGCGGCTGATGGCATTCGCATGGAGGCCCTCGTACTGCCCGCAGGTGAGGCGACAAAATGCTGGGCAGAGCTGACGCGCTGCGTTGAATGGCTGCTCGAGCAACAGGTCGAGCGGGGCGATATCGTTGTGGCCTTTGGTGGCGGCGTGATTGGGGATCTGGTGGGGTTTGCGGCTGCTGTGCTGCGCCGTGGTGTACGGTTTGTGCAAATCCCGACGTCTTTGCTGGCTCAGGTTGATAGCTCGGTCGGGGGTAAAACAGGGATCAACACCTCACATGGCAAAAACCTTGTCGGCGCGTTTCACCAGCCCTCATTGGTTTTGGCGGATACGGCTGTGCTGGGCACGCTAACGCCGCGTGATTTTTTGGCAGGATATGGTGAGGTCGTTAAATACGGCCTGCTTGGCGATGCGGCATTCTTTGACTGGCTCGAACAACAAGGGCCAGCCTTGGCCGATGGCGATGGGCCTGCACGGGTCGAAGCCGTCCGCCGCTCGGTCCAGATGAAAGCCGATATCGTCGAGCGGGACGAGACAGAGCAGGGGGATCGCGCCTTGCTGAACCTTGGTCATACTTTCGGGCACGCGCTGGAGGCCGCGACGGGCTATTCTGATCGGCTATTGCATGGCGAGGGCGTCGCGATTGGCTGTGCGCTGGCGTTTGAGCTGTCTTCCCGCATGGGCCTGTGTTCGCAAGAGGCGCCAAGCCGTGTGCGCGCGCATTTGCGGGCGATGGGGATGAAAGTTGATCTGGCTGATATTCCAGGTGATTTACCCGATGCCGAGGCTTTGCTGGGGCTGATGGGGCAGGATAAAAAGGTTGTCGAAGGGCAGCTTCGTTTCATTCTGGCCAGCGATATCGGCACGTCTTTTGTGACGGGTGATGTTGCCAAGGCAGATGTTCTATCGGTCCTGTCGGACGCTTTGGCCCAACGGTGA